A window of Phocoena phocoena chromosome 6, mPhoPho1.1, whole genome shotgun sequence contains these coding sequences:
- the CDC26 gene encoding anaphase-promoting complex subunit CDC26 → MLRRKPTRLELKLDDIEEFESIRKDLETRKKQKEDVDVVGGSDGEGAIGLGSDPKGREQMINDRIGYKPQPKPNNRSSQFGSFEF, encoded by the exons ATGCTGAGACGAAAACCAACCCGTCTGGAGCTGAAGCTTGATGACATTGAGGAGTTTGAAAGCATTCGAAAGGACCTGGAG ACCCgtaagaaacaaaaggaagatgTGGATGTCGTAGGAGGCAGTGATGGAGAAGGTGCCATTGGGCTTGGCAGTGACCCCAAGGGCAGGGAACAAATGATTAATGATCGAATTGGTTATAAACCCCAACCCAAGCCCAACAATCGTTCATCTCAATTTGGAAGTTTTGAATTTTAG
- the SLC31A1 gene encoding high affinity copper uptake protein 1 translates to MGHFHHVGMSMGMSSGDDNSTMAPSHHHPTSSASHSHGHMMMMMPMTFYFGFKNVELLFSGLVINTAGEMAGAFVAVFLLAMFYEGLKIAREGLLRKSQVSIRYNSMPVPGPNGTILMETHKTVGQQMLSFPHLLQTVLHIIQVVISYFLMLIFMTYNGYLCIAVAAGAGMGYFLFSWKKAVVVDITEHCH, encoded by the exons ATGGGCCATTTCCACCACGTGGGGATGAGCATGGGGATGAGCAGTGGGGACGACAACAGTACCATGGCACCTTCTCACCATCACCCGACCTCTTCAGCCTCCCACTCCCACGGTcacatgatgatgatgatg CCTATGACCTTCTACTTTGGCTTTAAAAATGTGGAACTATTGTTCTCTGGTTTGGTGATCAATACAGCTGGAG AAATGGCTGGAGCTTTTGTGGCAGTGTTTTTACTAGCCATGTTCTACGAAGGACTCAAGATAGCCCGAGAGGGCCTCCTGCGCAAGTCACAAGTCAGCATTCGGTACAATTCCATGCCTGTCCCAGGACCGAATGGAACCATCCTTATGGAGACCCACAAAACTGTTGG GCAACAGATGCTGAGCTTTCCTCACCTTCTGCAAACAGTGCTGCACATCATCCAGGTGGTCATCAGCTACTTCCTCATGCTCATCTTCATGACCTACAACGGGTACCTCTGCATTGCTGTAGCGGCAGGGGCTGGCATGGGGTACTTTCTCTTCAGCTGGAAGAAGGCAGTGGTAGTGGACATCACAGAACATTGCCATTAA